In Schizosaccharomyces osmophilus chromosome 2, complete sequence, the following proteins share a genomic window:
- the man1 gene encoding LEM domain nuclear inner membrane protein Man1, Sad1 interacting factor, giving the protein MEGEESYFDPLFDAYSLRVIDLREILNQYQIYFPSTAKKVHLVELFDKLRKAKQGSLSIHELQKENAPPNRSPRRKFLEMTAIDSGFGTPSTANTPMRITRSSARGIDNSARKFLPFNQRSESLDEEEEVEILKQEQTHQGSPVSILHTDTHQTSPKHYNWEELMDTPAVTHFPEAPKVHPVHPVHNLHFENLQNRKDNITKENKVLGRSSIPTVEIPVHSRSPSSSQTPSANVGLEQNSSPKLPDSTFLASPTLAVRPARRHGAETQTSPMFLSKHQKSSPDIQSSSNTSIYASPLKSPSKFQNFVNLFPSRRTPLGETNSQSVTQTPPREYLQFQSDSEPEFSPKSVKTVVNKGNDKSSPSPVSNSSSLFASHLENYYAKDQSLPGKSAANTPLSFFTVRNRSEETYSPNEEFAESLFAQKGVRSDTTNRVLNNVSLSSTENSLFGEEEPLQKDSQKYSNKMGNFRIYGLFLSVLFVALSLAFWQQEVRRVGFCETPEEPYPSYISSIKPEPVRSTLQSVYTYLNVRGLKAKCMPCPSSAKCGSNRDFACSGETKPHIPFLSRFGFKPFPSCTILGSVTDRIENMVKGCVDMVEDWYTQNESKPQFPSRQELSHSHFHSSVIDKFYEKFKDKMDSEVTMDEFKVYFRQALERLHILKRKNNRIPDSILTMCSRFKGLTSYFRDIINTNVVTTLNSKSSSISHSMISFVSSVHQKFSIFDLRATLQLTYDNIRSMFNQLITSLSGMGFELLAKITHLTTNLIGMGIKILAKITHLTTNLSGIGIELFAKITHLTASLSGMGFDLLATITEKLVKSWKKYSMTVLYVSLTCVAIPYIWSLFVSFYSTEKLVKVCVKHCVSRLQSAKKKSLKDVSKSPRLQLDDLRAECFVSHPEKSKDFECLRETSNIIQKRVWRRSTKAIDQMVSVRVFDEKSTNKRAWEWIGVLPDNSF; this is encoded by the exons ATGGAGGGAGAAGAATCATATTTCGATCCCTTATTTGATGCGTACTCTCTTCGTGTAATAGACTTGCGTGAAATATTAAACCAATACCAGATATATTTTCCATCCACCGCTAAGAAAGTGCACTTGGTCGAGTTGTTCGACAAGTTACGAAAGGCCAAGCAGGGAtctctttcaattcatgaattgcaaaaggaaaatgctCCTCCAAATCGTAGTCCGCGCCGGAAATTCTTGGAAATGACCGCAATAGACTCTGGATTTGGTACTCCCTCGACAGCAAATACCCCAATGCGCATTACCAGAAGCTCTGCAAGAGGAATTGACAATTCAGCCAGGAAATTTCTCCCGTTCAATCAACGGAGCGAGTCTCTTGacgaggaagaagaagtggAAATATTGAAACAAGAACAGACACACCAAGGGTCCCCTGTCTCAATTCTTCATACAGATACTCATCAGACCTCTCCGAAACATTATAATTGGGAAGAGCTAATGGATACGCCTGCAGTGACACATTTTCCGGAAGCCCCCAAGGTTCATCCAGTTCACCCAGTGCATAATTTGCACTTTGAGAACTTACAAAATCGAAAAGATAatattacaaaagaaaacaaagttttAGGAAGGTCTTCCATTCCAACTGTTGAAATCCCCGTTCATTCGAGATCGCCATCTTCTTCGCAAACTCCCTCAGCCAATGTGGGATTGGAACAAAATTCATCACCTAAATTACCAGATTCCACGTTTTTAGCAAGTCCCACTCTTGCTGTGAGACCTGCAAGGCGTCATGGAGCCGAAACTCAGACGTCGCCAATGTTCTTGTCCAAACATCAAAAGTCATCGCCGGATATTCAGAGCTCTTCTAACACAAGTATTTATGCTTCTCCATTAAAGTCACCGTCaaagtttcaaaattttgtGAACCTCTTTCCTTCTCGTCGCACTCCCTTGGGTGAAACAAATTCGCAATCCGTCACCCAAACACCACCCCGTGAATACTTACAGTTTCAATCTGATAGTGAACCCGAATTTTCACCAAAATCAGTGAAAACTGTTGTAAATAAAGGCAATGATAAATCTTCGCCCTCTCCAGTCTCTAATTCCTCATCATTGTTTGCTAGTCATCTAGAGAATTATTATGCCAAGGATCAATCGCTTCCTGGAAAAAGTGCAGCAAATACACCTTTAAGCTTCTTTACTGTTAGAAATCGGTCAGAAGAAACTTATTCTCCTAACGAAGAATTTGCCGAAAGTTTATTTGCCCAAAAAGGCGTACGGTCTGACACAACAAACCGGGTTCTCAACAACGTCAGTCTTTCATCTACTGAAAACTCGCTTTttggagaagaagaacctTTGCAAAAGGATTCTCAAAAGTATTCTAACAAGATGGGAAATTTTCGAATATACGGATTGTTTTTGTCTGTGTTGTTTGTTGCCCTATCCCTTGCATTTTGGCAACAGGAAGTTAGACGAGTTGGATTTTGTGAGACTCCTG AAGAGCCGTATCCTAGTTATATATCTTCCATAAAGCCAGAACCTGTACGATCGACCTTGCAGTCAGTCTATACATATTTGAATGTCCGAGGACTAAAAGCCAAGTGTATGCCATGTCCATCGTCTGCAAAATGCGGTAGCAACAGAGACTTTGCGTGTAGTGGTGAGACAAAGCCGCATATACCGTTTTTGTCACGTTTTGGATTCAAGCCTTTTCCTAGCTGTACTATTCTCGGTTCTGTTACAGACCGCATAGAAAATATGGTCAAGGGATGTGTTGACATGGTTGAAGATTGGTATACGCAGAATGAATCGAAGCCTCAGTTCCCTTCACGACAAGAATTATCTCATAgtcattttcattcttcAGTCATTGACaagttttatgaaaaatttaaagaCAAAATGGATTCAGAAGTTACGATGGACGAATTTAAAGTTTACTTCAGGCAGGCTCTAGAAAGGCTCCATATcttgaagagaaaaaacaacag AATCCCTGATAGTATTTTAACAATGTGTTCTCGCTTTAAAGGCTTGACAAGCTATTTCAGAGATATAATTAACACTAATGTTGTCACTACCTTGAATTCTAAAAGCAGCTCAATTTCTCATTCGATGATCtcgtttgtttcttctgtGCATCAAAAGTTCTCAATATTCGATTTAAGGGCGACACTTCAATTGACCTACGATAATATCAGAAGCATGTTTAACCAGTTGATTACAAGCTTGAGTGGAATGGGCTTTGAATTGCTTGCAAAGATTACACACTTGACTACAAACCTGATTGGAATGGGCATTAAGATTCTAGCAAAGATTACACACTTGACTACAAATCTGAGTGGAATTGGTATTGAATTGTTCGCAAAGATTACACACTTAACTGCAAGCCTGAGTGGAATGGGTTTTGATTTGCTTGCAACGATTACAGAGAAGCTTGTCAAATCGtggaaaaaatattcaatgACAGTCTTATATGTATCGTTGACTTGTGTTGCTATCCCGTATATATGGTCATTATTTGTCTCTTTTTACAGCACAGAAAAGCTTGTAAAAGTTTGTGTAAAGCATTGTGTTTCTCGTTTACAAAGtgcaaagaagaaatccCTTAAAGATGTTTCTAAAAGTCCACGTTTACAGTTGGATGACTTGCGTGCAGAATGTTTCGTTTCCCATCCGGAAAAGAGTAAAGATTTCGAATGTTTAAGAGAAACAAGCAACATTATTCAGAAAAGAGTTTGGCGGCGAAGCACAAAAGCGATCGACCAGATGGTTAGTGTTCGGGTCTTTGACGAGAAATCAACAAACAAGCGTGCTTGGGAATGGATTGGTGTTTTACCGGACAACTCTTTTTAA